The proteins below come from a single Rosa rugosa chromosome 2, drRosRugo1.1, whole genome shotgun sequence genomic window:
- the LOC133730720 gene encoding uncharacterized protein LOC133730720 has translation MLRYIIPPDSTSCFLESEVDMRMIFRNLVRYNSDFVEVFVTDLPSISESVVSNTVCEDSSTMLEENDYLGCYRAEAPKSYMTKGWESYIHSEGQKFEGGVVEFRDKLRKYAIEIGFSYEFVRNDKVRVIAQCSKKHSQGCNWLVKAYLCRANGFFMIKRLVNVHTCHGVIRLQKSKMMGSKVVKSIVLDKIRANPNKKPIDIADEIKSDYGLDVAYRTVWYGTELAKTALHGDEAESYAQLLWFSESVMKSNPDSRIVVEFHRETHRFQRMFVSYGAWMKGFQSCRPILFIDATFITNKYKGQIIAASAKDANQGLYPVAYAIVDSENESNWRFFLEVLAEEFAKHPMRRVTFISDRHVGLVSAFPRVFPNNPHGFCFRHLMSNLSDKFPAESYLKDQIPYLFMCCAYSRTPEMYEFNMEILRSEGGDIVAQFLEDLPKENWCMAYFNGERFGEMTNNLAESFNNWVLPLKRLPILDINDGIRVKSMASIAARKQDAHEWLFELCPVIEKKLKDNLEVRRHWRVSRSDTYVYEVHCQKYNSMLDHCI, from the exons atgttgaggtacattattcctccggattctacttcatgttttctagagagtgaagttgatatgagaatgatttttaggaatttggttcgttacaattctgattttgttgaagtgtttgtgactgatttgccttctattagtgaaagtgtggtgagtaatacagtgtgtgaggattctagtaccatgcttgaggagaatgattatttggggtgttatagggcagaggcaccgaagagttatatgacgaaaggttgggagagttatattcattctgaaggccaaaagtttgagggtggggttgttgagtttagggataagctgcgtaagtatgctatagaaattggcttttcatatgagtttgttagaaATGACAAGGTTCGTGTTATTGCTCAGTGTTCTAAGAAACATTCTCAAGGCTGCAATTGGCTGGTGAAGGCTTATTTATGTAGGGCTAATGGTTTCTTTATGATTAAAAGGTTGGTTAATGTTCACACTTGTCATGGTGTGATTCGTTTGCAGAAGAGTAAGATgatgggatccaaggttgtcaagtctattgtgcttgataagattcgtgccaatccaaacaaaaagccaattgatatagctgatgagatcaagagtgattatggtttggatgttgcttatcgtacagtttggtatggtacggagttggcaaaaacagccctacatggtgatgaagctgagtcttatgctcagctactttggttcagtgagtctgttatgaagtcaaaccccgactctaggatagtggttgagtttcatcgagaaacacacaggtttcagcgtatgtttgtgagctatggtgcatggatgaagggttttcaatcttgtagacctattcttttcattgatgctacattcattaccaacaagtacaaggggcagattattgctgcatcggcaaaggatgccaatcaag gcttgtatccagttgcttatgctattgtggattctgaaaatgagagtaattggagattttttcttgaggttttggctgaagagtttgcaaaacaccctatgaggagggtgacattcatttctgatcgtcatgttgggcttgttagtgctttccctagagtgtttcctaataatccacatgggttttgttttagacaCCTGATGTCTAACCTTTCTGACAAATTTCCAGCTGAATCTTACCTCAAGGATCAGATTCCTTACTTGTTTATGTGTTGTGCTTATTCTCGCACACCGGAGATGTATGAGTTCAACATGGAAATCTTGAGGAGTGAAGGCGGTGACATAGTTGCTCAATTTCTGGAGGATCTTCCCAAGGAGAACTGGTGTATGGCTTACTTTAATGGCGAAAGAtttggtgaaatgacaaataacttggctgagtctttcaataattgggtGTTGCCTTTGAAGAGACTTCCTATTCTTGATATTAATGATGGCATTAGAGTGAAGTCCATGGCTTCAATTGCTGCTCGGAAGCAGGATGCTCATGAATGGTTGTTTGAGTTGTGCCCAGTGATTGAAAAGAAGCTGAAGGACAATTTGGAAGTCAGAAGGCATTGGAGAGTGAGCAGGTCTGATACCTATGTGTATGAAGTTCACTGCCAGAAGTACAATAGCATG TTGGATCACTGCATATAG